A genomic stretch from Aedes albopictus strain Foshan chromosome 2, AalbF5, whole genome shotgun sequence includes:
- the LOC134287473 gene encoding uncharacterized protein LOC134287473: MASGYDLRLPQPLDGSNLAKEWPTWKQAFGIFLRATNKIKESEANKIATFLWLIGPRGVEIFNTLYPNSGNIENMFGQDDEQEDNDEERFADATADAQENVSRTLAAVIQAFDEYCLPRRNVTMEAFKFNLITQKEKQPFGEFETELRTQSQFCEFKCSSCQASYADRMLRDKIIIGVHDKKLQLKLLDGKDEPLSKVVETCKIFEAATENRLLLDRKDAGMEIKAIEMTDDTKSKDGIQEVAAISRKKCFNCGHPYVRNHHRSCPAIRVECFACGDVGHFRKCCRKRAS, from the coding sequence ATGGCTTCTGGATATGATCTGCGGCTGCCCCAGCCGCTCGACGGGTCCAACCTGGCGAAAGAGTGGCCAACGTGGAAGCAAGCGTTTGGAATTTTCCTACGAGCCACTAATAAAATCAAGGAGAGTGAGGCCAATAAAATCGCAACGTTCCTTTGGCTGATTGGACCGAGAGGTGTGGAAATTTTCAATACGCTCTACCCCAACAGTGGAAACATCGAGAACATGTTCGGACAAGACGACGAGCAAGAGGATAACGATGAAGAAAGGTTTGCCGATGCGACGGCTGATGCACAGGAGAACGTTTCACGCACACTTGCAGCAGTCATTCAGGCATTCGACGAATACTGCTTGCCGCGCAGAAACGTAACGATGGAGGCGTTCAAATTTAATTTGATAACACAAAAGGAAAAACAACCTTTCGGTGAATTTGAAACGGAGCTGCGCACCCAAAGTCAATTCTGCGAATTCAAGTGTTCTTCTTGCCAAGCTTCATACGCAGACCGCATGCTGCGGGATAAAATTATTATCGGAGTGCACGACAAAAAACTGCAACTCAAACTTCTCGACGGAAAAGATGAGCCACTTTCCAAAGTGGTGGAGacgtgcaaaatttttgaagctgcGACGGAAAATCGACTGCTGCTCGATAGAAAGGATGCGGGCATGGAAATCAAGGCCATCGAGATGACAGACGATACCAAATCGAAGGACGGAATTCAGGAAGTTGCTGCTATCAGTCGTAAAAAGTGCTTCAATTGTGGACACCCCTACGTGCGCAATCATCACCGCAGCTGCCCGGCGATTCGAGTAGAATGCTTTGCGTGTGGTGACGTGGGTCACTTCAGGAAGTGCTGTCGGAAGCGGGCATCATAG